From the genome of Oryza glaberrima chromosome 1, OglaRS2, whole genome shotgun sequence:
TGGCACAAGCTGTACAACGGTGGCTTGGCTAGCGCACGGTGCTCTTAAACCCACGACCAGAGGTCGAATCCCCATCTCCGGTTTATAAAAATAACACCCGGATTAACCGGTTTCATCTGGTCTGACTGCATGCCCAATTTGTTAAGGGTACCGGACCGGTGAGGGccctggttccggttttttccggtcGAACCGTCGGTCCGGTCCGGTCCTAATAACTATGGATGGATGTCTTGATTTACCAGGCCCCCTCCCAAAAAAATGTCAAATTAAATTCTTTATGAAAcactggttccggttttttccggtcAAACCGCCGGTCTGGTCCGGTCCTAATAACTATAGATAGATGTCTTGATTTACCaggcccccccccccaaaaaaaatatcaaattaaattCTTTATGAAACACTCCTACTAATACTAGAATGTGACATGTAATCTGGATATAGAGTATACCCAGATCCGTTATACTAGTCAGAGGGAGTAATAGGGTgcagaaaggggaaaaaagctTTGATCACTTAGGCCCTCTTCTAACTTGATTAAGATGAAGATTTTTGTCTTCgttagcatgcttttcaaactactaattaGTATATTTCGTGTGAAACTTATATAGGAGTTGCTTTATAgtaactcaattaatcatgtgttaatggtTTTCTTAGTTGTGTGCCATCACTTAATCTTCATCGTaatcaaattatttttctacATATGGAGTATCTTCATATTACATAAAATATgtcaaaatgtatttttatagtataatCAAACATATTTCATAGTACTCCAGTAGACTATGAAAATGCTCCTATATTTTCACATTCTGAGACAAATACACTTCACATTTGGTTTTTATGGATCCCAATAACATGTGCCTCCGCAAGCATAGCCAATGCCTCGGGACAACAAACGAGGATCATGTGTACGCATGGATTTCCCGTGTTTGGTTGGTGACACAGGAGAAGGAACATCAGCTCACCAATAGGCCGATACGGAGTGGGCAGTTATTGAGCAGTAGTAGTACCACTGCAAGTTTTGGCATATCAAGGAGGGGTATGTGGTGTGCCATCAAAGAAACACATTAGGAGTCCTAAACCACAATAACTGAAAGAACATGTAATATCTCGCTATCGACGAATACTCATGTCAAGTTTATAATCTGAATTTAGATAAACAGGTTTCACCACGAGAAACATAACCAAGTTCATAACTTAGACCGTTTTAGACTGATGTTAAAATACTCATTatcaatattttggtagtttgaaTATTGCATATGATGATTTTGGTTAGAAGATAAACTTTGATTCTACCAAAAATTTGGTTTCTGATGTATCAAATCAAATAggaaaaaagtatgaattacccccgaactatcgcagTCGACCGAATTACTCCCCTAAACCTGAAAACCAAACATCattcaccctgaactttcaataccggacaaattaccctcctcgacccaatccagagtggttttgtcctacgtggcgtacgcgtggtagtccagtcagcattttatttattaaaaaatatgggacccacctgtcatactcctctCTCATtcgtcctctctctcactcttcctctctctcttctctctcactcttcctctctctttctcgccGGTTGGTGGCAGGCAGAGGatacggagcggcggcggcgggggacgaggagacggcgacggccgcaGCCACGACGAGCAGCGGCCCCTCAGCGCGGGGACAGATGGAGGCGGGTGTGGGTGGCGGCACGGAACGCAGCGACAACCAAGACGAGCAGCCACCGCCTCGGTGCAGGGAACTCCATCCGGCGCAGGTAGGTCTCCGCCGCCCCGTGCGTGACGCCTCCGTGTCCGCCATCCACGCTCACCCACTACCTGCCCCTGGCTCCGTCCGTTCGTCTCGCGCTgctgccacctcctcgccgtggCCTCCATTCGTCcgtcccgcgccgtcgccgcctccatgtcccccgtcgccgtcgcctcgtcgTCCCGCGTCACTCGCCGCAGCCACCTCCGTTAACCCTGCCGAGCCACCGCTTCCGCGTGCCCTGTTGCCGTTGCCTCCGTCCGTCTCCACGCTAAGGGGGCAGTTGCTCGTCGtggccacccgccgccgccgcgtctcgCGCTGCCGCCCACACCCGTCTCCATCCATCCCTGCGCCGAGGGGCAGCTACTCGTCATggacgcagccgccgccgcctcctcgtccccaGCCGTCACTGCCGCTGTCGCTCTGCGTCCCCCGCCTGCCGCCGACCggcgagaaagagagaggaagagtgagagagtgagagagaagagacagaggaaaagtgagagagaggaagagtgagagaggagtATGACAGATgagttccattttttttataaataaaatgctgactggactgccacgtataCGCTACGTAGAACAAAACCGCTTTGGATTGGGTCGAGAGGGGTAATTTGTTTGGTAGTAAAAGTTCAAGGTAaacgatgtctggttttcgggtttaggggggtaattcggtggACCGCGATAATTCGGAGGGTGGGGGTGAgggggtgtaattcgtactttttccaatcaAATATGACCAATgtaccaaatattggtaatcTTAAAACTTGCCATGTTTCAACCCTTCCAACGTTTTGGCAGGGTACTTTGAACCGAAATAcctttagggcccctttgaatcgcagggttgaaaaaatagaggaataaaaaaaacataggattctgataggaattgaagtgtaaaacagaggattgcaaaacataggaaaaacatatgaatggtcgtttgattggagcgcgagaaaaacgcaggaatcggataagagagatagactcaaagtaaattttccaagaggttgaagctcttgctatatttcctccaaaaaccacatgcaatgtgtcattccataggaatttcataggatttgaaaagcttcaatcctttaaatcaaagagccaaataggaaaattttctataggatttaaatcctataaaattcctatataaatcctttgattcaaaagaTCCTTACTCAGTTGGGGGATCCACCAGCACGTAAAAGGCCTTGACAAATTCATTTCGCTCCATCACTCATCCACGTTAGCTAACAGCGTGTACGTGAACTGTTCATAGGTGTGTACAAGCAATCGAGTGCACACACGCCGCACAGGCGCACAGCGTCGTTTGCCTTGGATCCTGCCAGAGTGCGCAGGGAGGAGATCCCCGAGTCAAAGGGGACAAGCTTGCAAGAATACAAGATACCCTGCTTCCTTTTTCGTTTCCATCTCGCTCTTTTACTCATGCACCGATGCATGCAAAGACAAGCAGAGGTCCCCTTGATTGGGGAATTTGTACTGATCTTGTTTCTTAATCAAAcctaaagggaaaaaaagaaaaaccctctCCACTGCCGAATGCTGATGGACCCTCTTTGGATGGCTTCAAATTTTGGACTGTATAGTAGTAGTGGATTCTCTACTCGATCTTtctggattctttttttctgtGATGGACATTGGGCAGCGTTTGCTGTTGATTCTACTACAGAATGAAGTGCTAACCTAAAGAGATTACAGTACACAGTAATTTACCCTACATTTCCTCTCTTATTGGAGTGGGACCGTGGGACTGATATACTTACTTGTACGGTCTTACGGATGGGTGTCGTTTTTTGGTTTTGCCCATGCAGGTTTAAGCAGCAGAGAGAAGTCAGCAGGTCGTCACGTTAAAGTATTCAGCTGTACCAGCATCGCCCAATCAAAAGTCCACTATTGACGACGAGCTTGAGTCCAACGGAGCGCTCTTCTCCATGGGAGAAATATTCTTTGCTTTTTGATCTAGTGGGCGCGCATCTAAAACCTAAACGATGGGAATACAGTTCGCAGCCGCTTTTGGCAGCCAAAGAGAAGCGACGAGGCAGtagaaagaaagaggagatgCCTCCTATCTCAGCTATCACTCACTGTGGGCCTGTGGTCACTGGTCGCGACctcaagcaagcaagcaagcgaCGGAGGGCAGGGATGGAGGAGGGTTAAGTATCATTCCTGCACTTGGGCTTCAGCTCACCTCATCTTTATTCTTCACTTCCTTGTCTTCAGATGCGTGGTGTAATTGACTCCCTACTGCTAATTATACTTTGGTTTGCTGTGTGTCCTTTGCCTAAACAAAGGTAGCACGCTGTATGGTTCAATTCATGGAGGAAGATTAGAAAGAAAAAGGCAGCAGTGTCCAGTGGATGTGACCAGCAGGAAGCTATAGGCAGTAGTGACTAGTGACGCTGAGCAGCATCGGCTTTCTTTCTTCAGACTGCGCTGTAAAATGGACTAAATTGAGCTTTCACCCTTCTTTGTCGAGGCTGATGTTTTCCGTATTCTGGCCGTGCTTTCAATATGACTTGTCAAAGACAAAAAGGTATTGTTTCCCATAACAGGGGAAGCTGTTTCAGATTTTTAGTAACACAAGGAATATACCACACGATTACACAAGAACTGGCCAgctatatatactcctatatatcttTTGGCTAATCTGTCCAATAGGGTGATGTATGTAAGCAAATACTACTAGTACCATTTAAGGGCAGCTTTCAGTACTCACACATGCATGACACATCGGTAGGACAGTAGGTTACTCGGTGcatccaaaaatccaaaacacTACTGATGGTTGAGAGGTCATGGATCATAGATGATCACAAGGATGGATATAAAACCGACTGTAGAAAATATGCAGCCGTTATCTTAATGGAATTATACAAAGAAATTTAAAGCACAAACCCGGAGCCATCAGGCATTCAGGCTCATCCAAAGCTAGCTCCTTGGATAAGGAGGAGCTGAGGATTATTAGCAGCAGACAGAGAGATTGGTAGCTCGGGTTGAGCTTTCCATCTCGCATCTCTCCCTTTCGATGGATGACCAACCGAAAGAACACGAGACGTTGGACGTTGCGAGACGGCGCATCCATTAAAACGGGCTCGATCATTTCGCTGCAGCCAATTAGCCatgcatatattgatatatatctCCCGTGGGAATCTCATCCTGCAAGCGATTGGAGGAAAGCAACATTTCTGTACTCTATCTTAATATCTTATGGTGTGATGCTATAtgcattttcatattttcagtTTGGTGTTTTGTAGCATGCCTACTCTAACTTCTGATGATTTCATCAGCGtacattcttttctttttaaaaaagacataTCATTGTGCGGACAGATATTCAGATGATGACGCTGCTAGTAGAATACCTTTACATTGATTAATCATGTTAGGATGAGGCTGACGAAATTTCTCTCTGGCATTACTAGTAGAAGAAACATGACACACTGGCAAGTGGCAACGGATACTGCTACAGCATCTACCTCTCACGAGCAGTTcaaacttcattttttttactaaatggTAATGAGGCTTTACAGGTTGGAAGCAAAGCAACGCCGAAAAGCCCAGTCAAACTCAGAAGTGAGACATGCATATGAAAATGCTCTCTACACCTGAATAGTGAACAGTGCCTGCCTGCCTACTTTTTTACGGTATGGGCCTGTACTGCTGTACATGATCTACGAAGGACAATGCAACCAGGCAAGCATAGCATTCGGCATcctgagaaaagaaaatatatagggtgaaaaaaaatacaatgattAAAGATGGTTGAGGAGGGGTATGTGCAATGAAAACGAGTTCATGATTCATAGTCTCCTTGCCGAAATGATGGGGCATAATTGTACGTTGTCCTGCTCCTTTTACGTAAAGATCGACATTTTGAGAGCGTCCAAAACGCTACACATGCTTTGATATAGATTGACACGCATTTGTCTATTCATTCTTTCGTGAGAAAGAGATGGGATATTTTAATGTGTCGAAACAACATTTGGCAGCATCCCGGCCTTCCTCAGGTGTTTCTCGTGGCACTTACACCAGTATCTCTACCCTTGATCTGTCACTAATAATAAGTGGTGGTTTACTGCCGGTGAGAAAATGCAACTATCAATCTACCAATAggagtgctttttttttttttaaacctgGATAGAGACCGAACATTCGCTGGAAGACGAGAGGTCGACGCCACGCAGTGATGCAGAGCGGCCGGTAGCACAAAAAAAATGGgtactcctccacctccactacAAACTTGCCAACGTCCTCGCATCTGCAaaagccggcggtggaggaggagggaggcctcGTTTTGTCCGCGTCTGCGTGGCGGCGCCCTCCCAGACCGGTCCGCGCGTGCCGCTGCCCTGCCAGACAGACAGCCATCCGATCCGTGGATGGGATCGCAAggcagccgcgcgcgcgcccgcgggGGCGGGGCATATGCGCACGGCTCGAGAGCCCGTGCAGTGCAGctgccaccggccaccgccgcccgtgCGTGCCCCGGTGCGACGCGGCCTCTTCCTTTCCTCCCCTCGCTGGCGCCGTGGCGCGTGGCCGGGTTTGTGCTCCCCGACGAGAGGCGACGCTGCGACGCCACGCGATGACGAGTTGTATTGATCCGGTCAGCTCAACCGTTCTTTTGCCGAGGCCGCGCTTTGGGCCTTGGTGGCGTGGCGCCTCGCCTTGTTGTTGTCTAGCtagcgcgcgcgtgcgtgcgtgctggGCCTACCGGGCTGCGTACGGACCTCGGGCTTGATGGAGTTGTTGCCTTGTTTGGTCCTGGCAATTTCATGGGCTGAATGGAGGGGTACGCTTAAAATACAAACGAATGAACTGAAAGTGGTACAAACACTTTCAGTCTACACCTTTGTACTCTTTATTAGATTTTTTGCGAACGCTTGTACTCTTGATTAGATTGGCGCTCTAAAAAAACTCGAAACAAATTGAAAGTGGTAAAAACACTTTTGGTCTAACCCTCCGTGCTCTTCCCTAGATTAACGCTCTAAAATGGTAGAAATAAATTGGAAGTGGTACAAACACTACTGCTATGAGTCCACGACGGTAGCAACTAGCACCAAAGCTAACAAACCAAGATAGTAAGACTAGATTTGCATCACTTAAGCTATGAACATGTATATgagtaggggtgggcagaaaaaatCCGAACCGAAATGACTgagaccgaaaaattcggtcaGCACTTTCTACTAACCGAATTTAGTTTGGTCAATTCGGTTTTGGGGCTCGGTTAATCGAATTGAAAAAAAACCGAAATATAGCACTGGCCCATTAGGCCCAATACCTCCTCAGCAAAAGCAAAACCTTATCCACCCCACGACCTTATCCAACCCACTACCACCatcatcctcctctccatccaccGGGCCCTTCCCATCCctatcccctcctcccccgtgCTGGTGATGCCGATCGCGATGGTGAAGCTCCCGGATGGCCTCCCGCAGCCGCTCCTTCGCCTTCCgtaggtcgccgccgccctgtgcgccgcctccgcctctagTGCCGGCACCACCTCTGCCTCCATCCTCCGCCTCCAGCACCGGCAgtgcctccgcctccatcgcgCTGTTGTCGCGGGCACCCATCGATCATCGCGCCGCCTCTGCCTTGGTGTCGCCTCCGTCTCTACTCTCCAACGGCTGTGAAAAaattcggtctgaccgaggccgAGAACGAATTTGTTGGTCTGAGTTTCCAAAGACCAAACTAACCGAAaaaccgaagaccgagaccgaatttgtcggtccGACCGAACGCCCACCCCTATATACGAGGAGCCAATATAAGTATTGTCCTGATGATCTAAATTCTCAAAAATTGTTTGGTCAAACGTGAAATGTGAGCCAAGCATGTTTTGCTACAACATGTAACCCTCTTCGTGCACAAATCAACATCAAACCTACAACCATCACAATTTTATGAAATCTTCTACATAAAAACTTAGTATGCACCCTTGTCCTGATCGATGGACTGCTGGTCCGACTAGTGAACCGTCGGACGCACCAGTTCAATCACCGGTatgtttttaataactattCAAAAGATCGATATGGCATGGATATATCTAAATTAGCAAAAAATAGAAGAAATCTAGTCTATCGTTGGGAAGGAACCAAATCCTTCTACGCCAGAGGGACACACCGTCTTTATCTTAGGCCCAGAAGACATAGATTGTTCGATTCATCTCATTCGTAGATGTCCACAACATCTAGGAGCTTTGACCACTAGAGCCACCATGCGTCGGGGTATGTGATACCGTTTCAGGCTTCCTGTCGCTCTTGCTGGTGTTCGTCGGCCTCAGCTGTTAGCCTTGTCAAATGGTGGTGCTGCCAGCAAAAATGCCTTGAGCGTGTCAAGTGCTGCGTGGAAGCAATCCTTGTCCTTTCGCCTGCGAAGAAGTAGGGAAGCGAGCATAGATGAAGCAGGAATTGTCCGGTGCGTCATAGTCCTTTGCAAGGTTTGGACAACCTGGCTCCTTGTTGCCTAGGTTCAGTAAAGCGTTACGACTATCGAGAAAGAAGCAGACGCAAGGCATCGAATGATGGCTCTTTatgcagaaaaagaaagagcAGGGCAATATTTCGATGAGATCCATGTAGCTATTCTGAGATAGCAAGACATCGATATGTTGTTGACCTGCAGTAGCAGcagagatgaagatgaagagtgTGGCTGGGTTGCCCAATTTGAAGCCAACATCGATGATAGGACCAACAACAAGCATTGAGATGTCACCCCTGCCATCGCTGTCAGCTGCACCACGTATCCCTGTGCATGGGGAATATCAACGGCGAATGCGTTTCACCAGCGAGAGAGGAGCTTGAGCAGGTCGAGCGACAACTTCAACGATAGCCGTTCAGGGAGAGTGACATGAAGCCACTAGCGTGCCACATACCCTAACAACCGTAGATCCCCAATGATGTGGACGACTGCAAATGGGATGAACCAAGCAGGCAGTTGCTTTTGGGCCAAAGACGAAAAAACAAAGTTAGACTAATGCTATTGTTGGAAATGCAAAGGATGATTATCTAGCGCTGGACATATGCCTGATGTTCTACATCAAAGGATTTGGTTTTCATTGGGTTTTGTCACTTCTAAAACCATCCAATATAGTAGTTCAATGAACACCGAACATTGGATCAAAGTAAACTGCTAACAAGACCCCTCAGGAAATTTTACTTTACATTGTAGTCCTCCAGCCTCTCAAAATTTGAACGTGTCCGTGCTTTTGAGTTCAGGTATGTGGAATGTATTTATAACACATTATAACTAACGGTTGATAGCAAATTAGTTGTTACAACAAAAAGACCAACATTCCAAATGAACCGTGTTGAAAATTGGGCAACATTTAAATGCGGCTTTTGGGGCTTGTTTGGTCATGACCCAAATGAATCATTCCAAAAATTTGGCAGCATTCAAAGTAGTCCATTTGGTGTGTAGAAGAAAGAAGGGCATTGACAAATATTTTGGTTTAGATGAAATGAAAATAATCCACTAGAATGCTTTTTTGGTAGCAAAGCAAATAAAACCTTTGCCCACCTTTATCAATAATTTGATAAGTTTACTGTTTTTAGTTGTTACAAACCAAACAGAGCGTGACTGACATGTGGAAAACCAAGGCCTCGCTAGCTCCATGCATACCGTCTTAAGCGAAATATGCAGCGAGATTACACtagaattggatttttttcccTCGTATCCCGTGAGATCAATTGAAGATGCGTCATTTTGGTAATAGAGATTGATTTAATTAAATGCAGGCAACATATATGGTCAGAATGACGTCTATACTACTATTTTGCCACGGTTTGTTATAGTTTTCTCCACGAGACAAGGCGTGACCATAGGTGGACGCAAACACACCCCTGCTACTTCTGTGGCATGATATCTTGATTTGTGTTCATGTCGACGCGGCCAACCATCCGATCTGCCTATCTTGCCTCTAACATGTCCTTAAAACCTAGCTCTTCAGGGGTTAAGGCAGCAAGCGGCACAACAAGAGAAGGGATGCCATGGAGGCAACAACGTCgatgatcccctctccctcggATCCATCTACTCCAGCGTCCCCACGCCACCTCTCTCACTGTCCCTATTCGTGGACCCCGCGCTGCTTccctcgccgacgccggtgGTCATCCCCACATTGTCTCATTTGCCGACGCAGCTAGTGGTCTCCTCCACGCAGCCTCACTTCATCATCATCCCCGCTCTCTCTTCCTCATTATCACAGGTGCCACAACCTCCTTCCCCGCTCTCTGTACTAGCTCAAGTTCTTATGTATGAATACCAGGAATCACCTCACTGTGTCACTGGCACTAAGAACCACGTGTTGTACTATGCTTACATTGAGATGTGTCGGCAGCTCGACCCACAGGGGCTATTCAATGTCTGATCAATCAATGCATCCATGCATAATTTAATTTTGACGGGTGAACTTAACGGATGACACAATATGAGATTATCCTTCCTTCATTTTAGTATCAATAGTTAAAAAGATTTTATTGGTCTTGATGAATTACATTTTGTTGGAAAATTAAAGGACTGGTTATGTTCTTTTATGGGACATGCACTTTTTATACACTTATCGTGTGTTACATTTATTACCAATATATGTTCCGTACACTTTTGTTTtgtagttttgatgtggcctaTTTATTTCATGATTGCATTCCACATTATATATGCTCGTAAAACTTCACTGTGTAAAGACCATTCATTTAATTGAGCCGCTCTAATCTGCTCGAAATGggtagtttattttgtgaatcGGCAAAATAAACTGCTAAAGCTATCCAATAGAACACAAAACATTGAATTAAGGTAAACTGCTAACAAGATCCCTCAGAAAACTTTTGTTTACATTGTAGTCCTCCCGCCCCTTGTAAGTTTGAACGCGTCCGTCCCGTTGAGTTCGGTTATGTGGAATGTATTTATAGCGCATCATAACTTGTTGTTGAATTGGCTGTTTCAACAAAGGGAAATTGACATTTCAAATGAACCAtgccaaaaatttgacaacatttaAATGCGGTTATTAGGACTTGTTCAGTTCATGACCTAAATGAATTACACCGAAAATTCGGCAACATTTAAAGTAGTCCATTTGGTTTGTGGAAAAAAGAAAGGCATTGCCAAATATGTTGGTTTATATGAATTGAAAGTAATCCATTGgatggtagcaaaccaaataaaACCTTTGTGCCAAATATGTTTTGTGTTCGTTAGTTGTTACAAGGTCTCACCAGTTCCATTCATACCATCTTCAGCGAAATATGTAGCAAGACTTCACTCGAATTGGATTGTTTTCCTTCGTATTCGTGAGACCAATTGAACATGTACCGTTTCAGTAATAGAGATTAATTTAAATGCATACGAGAGATATGGTCAAAATGCCGTCTATACTATTTTGTCACGGTTTGTTAGAATCTTCTTCGGGAGACGAGGTGTGACCCCGTGTGGACGCAAGCAAACACCTGCTATTTCTGTGGTTTGATATCTTAGATTTGTGTTCATGTGGACGCGGCCAACCTTTCGATCTGCCTGCCTCGGCTCTAACCTGTCCTTAAAACCCTAGCTCTTCAGGCTTTAAATGCAGCAAACAAAATAGGTTAGTAGCTACTATAGGAGGGGAATGGATGGGAAGGGAcgccatggtggcggcggcggcggcgaagatcCCCTCACCCTCACCCTCGGATCCATCTACTCTAGCgcccccacgccgcctcccTCACCGTCCCTGGTGGTGACCCCTACGCCGCCTCCCTCATCATTCCTGGTTGCGGCCCCCACGTTGCTTTCCTCACCAACTCCTGTGGTTGTCCCCATGCTGCTTCCCTCGCCAACACAGCCGGTGGTCTTCTTGATGCAGCCTCACTTCGACCTCGTCCCCGCGCTCCCTCCCTCGTCACCGCAGGTGCCACAATCTTCTCTTTCCTCGCTCTCTGCTCCGGGTTCGACTCGCCACTACCGTAATAGTCCTCGTTCCTCGCTGCTTGCTCCACCTTCGAATCGTCGCCGCCTCAACAACCCCGATGAAGGCCAGTCCCCACGAGGCCGCGGTGAGGAGGCGAATGGGGACAATGAAGTGCTAGTCATGGCGACGTCATTTCCATGGGTGACATCGGCTGATCTGCCAGTGTTGCATTGCACCCTAGAGAGCATGTTGCTGAAGGGCATCACGTCTGTGGAGGGCAAAGCCACCTGCAATCGTTGCAGTGCGGAGGTGCCCATCGCGTACGATCTGGACGCAAAGTTCCGGGAGGTGCGCGACTATGTTGCGGCCAACATCCACATCATGGATGACCGTGCCCCGGAGCACTGGATGTGCCCGCGGCTGCCAGACTGCGGCTCGTGCGGCAAGAAGGCCTGCATGTGGCCACAGATCCCAAACGAGAAGCGTGAGATCAACTGGTTGTTCCTCTTCCTTGGCCAGATGCTGGGCTGTTGCACACTAGAAGGCCTCAAGTTCTTCTGCAAGAATACCAAGA
Proteins encoded in this window:
- the LOC127785053 gene encoding uncharacterized protein LOC127785053 — protein: MDGKGRHGGGGGGEDPLTLTLGSIYSSAPTPPPSPSLVVTPTPPPSSFLVAAPTLLSSPTPVVVPMLLPSPTQPVVFLMQPHFDLVPALPPSSPQVPQSSLSSLSAPGSTRHYRNSPRSSLLAPPSNRRRLNNPDEGQSPRGRGEEANGDNEVLVMATSFPWVTSADLPVLHCTLESMLLKGITSVEGKATCNRCSAEVPIAYDLDAKFREVRDYVAANIHIMDDRAPEHWMCPRLPDCGSCGKKACMWPQIPNEKREINWLFLFLGQMLGCCTLEGLKFFCKNTKNHCTGAKTRVLYYAYIEMCRQLDPQGPFII